In Bacteroidota bacterium, the genomic stretch AAACGCTCCATCTTTTCCAAAAAGCGACTTCCCACTCTTAAACTGTTCTAGCGCTTTTTCTTCTAAATTGTCTAAATAGTTCTGATCCATAATCAAATTTACGATTTTGGACAGAGTTTAATTTACACCCTCTATTTTTTCAATTTGTTTTTCTGTTTTAATTACAGCCCCTTTCTTGTTATCAAGAGTCATGTTAATTGTAATTCTGCTAATATCAAAATAGTTATTTGATGAAGTATGATTTACTTCTCGTATGACATAAATAAAATAAATATTCTCCGCTACTGAACTTGGAATAATAAATAATTGGTGCCTAGTTTCATTATGAATATATATATCGTTTTGTGAAAACATCGACTGTTCTCCATTCTTCATTATTTTAAACTCCTTATTGTATACATTAATAGCATTTGCAAAAAACAATAATTCTCCATCATCATTGCATATAGAAGTCGTAGGGAAAAGTGGTAGTGAATCATGTCCAGTACTGATATTGGTTGTTTGCAGTTCAGAAATCCCATCACAACCAAATTCATATAATGTCACATTAGACGCAGATAAAGGCCAATTTGTATTTATCCATTTTAGTCCTTCAAACTGAGCTATTACTTGATTGGAAACAAATAAAAAAATAATTAATAATGCAATTTTAAAAGCTAATTTAGTAATTTTCATTAATAATTTATCTTGTTTCGCATAGCAGGTATTATTATGGGAATGCACAAAAGAAAACAACTTAATTTCCAAATTTGTTTTCATATAGAGATGAGTTAAATTTAGTAGTTATCAATATATAATGTAGATAACCATGTTATAAGCCTGCTCTAAGTTACGAAAAATAATGCAATTAAGTAATTTAGCTTAATCTAAAACGTAATAGTGAATAAATAAAGTAGTAGTTAATAGCTTGAACTTTTAACCTTAAAACTTAAATTGTAAATTTTTTAATTTCAATTTTTTAATTTGATTCCCTTAATCATCTTCCCTCAAGTCGTGCTTGATGCATTCACAATCAGGTCGGTAGTGTTTCAGTACTTCATAACTGATACCTGTCGAGCTGAATCCTCCATCATGAAAAAGGTTTTGCATGGTCACCATTCTGGTTAAATCAGAAAACAAGGTAATACAATAATTAGCACATTCATCAGCTTTTGCATTTCCAAGTGGTGACATTTTTCCAGCAAAATGATAAAATGAGTCAAATCCTTTAATTCCCTTACCAGCTGTTGTTTTTGTAGGAGACTGCGAAATTGAATTGATTCTCACTTTTTTCTCTAAGCCATAATGAAGTCCAAAACTTCTGACGATAGATTCAAGCATGGCTTTGGCTTGTGTCATATCCCCATAAGTAGTGAAAACACGTTGTGCTCCAATATAACTCAATGTTAATACCGAACCATATTCATTAATAGCATCCAGTTTTTTGGCTGATTGTAATAATTTATGGAATGATACTGCAGACACATCCATGGCGTGCATGAAGTCTTTATAATTCAAATCTGTATAATCTCGTCTTTTAATAACATTTTTCGACATGCCAACTGAATGCAAAATAAAATCAAGCTTTCCGCCAAGAATTTCCTGCGATTTAGTCAGTAAGTTCTCCAAATCATCCAGCGAAGTAACATCGGCAGGTATAATCTCTGCATTGCACAGCTTTCCTAATTCATCTATCTTCCCAAATCGTAGGGCAATGGGTGCATTTGTTAATACAAAATTAGCACCTTCTTCATGTGCTTTTTTTGCTACTTCCCATGCAATAGAATCTTCGTTTAAGGCACCAAAAATAATTCCTCTTTTACCTTTAAGTAAATTGTAACTCATTCGAAATACTTATTTATAATGATATTTAGATAAGTCGCAAAATTAAGCAAAATTTCTTACTAGCTCTTTGGCACTTTCCATTGCCATTGGGGACGGGTTTTCTCCTCCAATCATTTTGGCAAGCTCCAGGATTCGTTCTTCCAGACTGAGTTTACGTAAGTGTGTGTGTGTTGTATTTTGGTCAGAAGTTTTATAAACAAGAAAATGTGAGAGACCAAATGAAGCTACTTGGGGTAGATGGCTAATGGCAATTATTTGATGATTATCAGCCATTTTAGACATCATTTCGCCAACTTTAAAGGCAATTTCACCGGATATACCTAAATCTATTTCATCAAAAATAATACTGGGCAGTAATGTGGAACCAGCCAAAATGTGCTTAATGCATAACATCAATCTCGAAAGCTCTCCTCCTGAGGCAACTTTAGAAACAAGTTGCATAGGAATTCCTGTATTTGAACTGAATAACACAGCCAGATTATTCAGTCCGTTTTCAGTAATTTCTTCCAGATTATTTTGCGATAAATCAAATTTAATAGAAGCATTGTTCATCCCAACACTTGCTAATAATAAGACCAAACGACTTTCTAATTCAGGAATAACACCTTGGCGTTTTTCTGATAAGGATAATGCTTGTTTTTGAAGTAAAGTGCTTGTAGATACAATTTGTTTTTCCTTGTCTTGAATGGACTCCTGTAAACTTGAAATGCCTGCTATTTTTGTATGCAAATCTTGCTCAAGTGCAATCAATTCTTCAACTGTGTTTAATTGATGTTTCGATAGTAAGTTATTGATAGCATTGAAACGAACAGTTAATTCATCCAGTTTTTGATTATCTATGTCTACCTTTTCACTAAAAGCAGCCATTTCTGGAATAATTTCCTTCAGCTCAATTTCAACCGATTCAATCTGTCGTAAAAACTCTTCCAGTTTTATGTTAAAGGATGCAATACCAGCCATTTGTTTACGGGCTTCAGCTAATTTCTGACTGATAGAATCTTCTGCATCATCAAATGAGTAAACCAACTGATCTAAAGTATCTTTAATTTTCTCAGCATTCGAGAGGGTGAGTAATTCATCCTCAAGCTTACTATCTGTTTCAGCGACTAAACACAAGGAAGCTATTTCCTTTTGCTGAAATTCAAAATAATCAAGATCTTTTTTAGCCTTGCTCTCTTGTTGGATAAGTGTATTTAATTCCTTTTTTAGTTGAAGTAAGTTGGTATATTCTTTATGATATTGAATTAGCAGGGATTTATTTTCGGCTACTGCATCCAAAATAGAGAATTGAAATTCATTAGTATTCAATAACAGGGTTTGATATTGAGAATGAATATCAAGCAACAAACTGCTAAAGTCTGTCAGTATATTTATTGTTACCGGAACATCATTGATAAATGCTCTTGATTTGCCGCTATTGCTTATTTCTCTTCGAATGATGGTGTGTTCATCAAAATCAAGATCATGTGTTTGAAAGAATTGCTTTTGTTTGTCATTCTCCAAGCTAAAACTACCTTCAATTATGCATTTTTTGTTGGGGTTAAACAACACACTGGTATCAACTCTTTTTCCTAAAATAAGTTCTAAAGCACCCAGTATTATTGACTTTCCTGCACCTGTTTCTCCAGTAATCACATTAAATCCGCTATCAAAATCGATTTCGATTTCGTCAATAAGCGCATAATTCTGTATCCTTAAGGATTTCAGCATGGATTTATTGGACTTTACTTGAGCTTATCTGAATACTCCGAACTTTTTGCTGCATCAATTTCTTTAACCAGTTCAATTATTGCATCTTTTTCGGATGTTGTAGCTTCTGAGAATATATTTTGAATTTCTACTCTTTTTGTATTGAAAAATACGGTCATCAAAAAGGAACTTGGTTCGTCACGATGTATTTTCTTGAGCTTTTCCAACACATCAAGAATTTCACTTCGGCCTGATTCTTTTTCGACATACATTTTATCTAATCCCAGACGATGATAGGAATAGGATAAATCGCGCAATGGCTTGTGGATATTATCCAATGTTTGATCAATGAGCCAATATCGATTATTTTTCTTTGTTGAAAAATTATCCCAACCAGGATAGTCTTTTCCTTGAGCAATATTGACAAT encodes the following:
- a CDS encoding SDR family oxidoreductase, whose translation is MSYNLLKGKRGIIFGALNEDSIAWEVAKKAHEEGANFVLTNAPIALRFGKIDELGKLCNAEIIPADVTSLDDLENLLTKSQEILGGKLDFILHSVGMSKNVIKRRDYTDLNYKDFMHAMDVSAVSFHKLLQSAKKLDAINEYGSVLTLSYIGAQRVFTTYGDMTQAKAMLESIVRSFGLHYGLEKKVRINSISQSPTKTTAGKGIKGFDSFYHFAGKMSPLGNAKADECANYCITLFSDLTRMVTMQNLFHDGGFSSTGISYEVLKHYRPDCECIKHDLREDD
- the recN gene encoding DNA repair protein RecN; protein product: MLKSLRIQNYALIDEIEIDFDSGFNVITGETGAGKSIILGALELILGKRVDTSVLFNPNKKCIIEGSFSLENDKQKQFFQTHDLDFDEHTIIRREISNSGKSRAFINDVPVTINILTDFSSLLLDIHSQYQTLLLNTNEFQFSILDAVAENKSLLIQYHKEYTNLLQLKKELNTLIQQESKAKKDLDYFEFQQKEIASLCLVAETDSKLEDELLTLSNAEKIKDTLDQLVYSFDDAEDSISQKLAEARKQMAGIASFNIKLEEFLRQIESVEIELKEIIPEMAAFSEKVDIDNQKLDELTVRFNAINNLLSKHQLNTVEELIALEQDLHTKIAGISSLQESIQDKEKQIVSTSTLLQKQALSLSEKRQGVIPELESRLVLLLASVGMNNASIKFDLSQNNLEEITENGLNNLAVLFSSNTGIPMQLVSKVASGGELSRLMLCIKHILAGSTLLPSIIFDEIDLGISGEIAFKVGEMMSKMADNHQIIAISHLPQVASFGLSHFLVYKTSDQNTTHTHLRKLSLEERILELAKMIGGENPSPMAMESAKELVRNFA